The Juglans regia cultivar Chandler chromosome 11, Walnut 2.0, whole genome shotgun sequence genome contains the following window.
GGTAGGTGCATTttgacatgtatatatatataatttttctttcttaattttcattaaCACAATAGATAgcaaaagttaaaaatacttactgCAAAACAGGACATGACTTGGGGAGAACATGGCtcagattttatttctttatttttttttcactttctgttttcaaaattcaattattttccttgtaaaaagtttttttttattttttatttttttattttttattttttgcaaaaagTTTTCCCctctattattttgaaaagtatATAGAATCTTTCAACTTGGCTTTGATACCAAATATAACATCCCACTCcccaataaagtcatttttaaaatttttaagaaattagtaTGCTGCCAaactttgacttaaaaaaacttttcttcttAACGAAGCGCTAGATACGAAAGATcccataaattaataaatttaatctttattaaatacttaaaatcgaAAATAGAGTATtcttaaattcaataaaatttcatgtgcttatcaaaataacttattGAACTTTAAAACATAAAACTAGCATGACATAAACTATTTAGACATTTGACTCACCTCTCTGGGCCAAGTCTTGTCTTGCAATcccatcctcataaatgtcatcacctgtggtggtttaaaaacataaaaatatacaaaaatgagttgaatattcaataagtaacatatcatacagtaaacataataacataatgtttcttgaaaaatatgcatactcataaatacatacataaataacatgaacatgaacttatcgTTCACTTGTCATAGGTCGGTACCTACTGTTGACCcctgtgagttagggttagcgaatctaagtagattctgaTTCCGCCCGTGACCGCgagttgtggaatccatacataaggaagacacaCTGAGTGTACTACTAGCATGTACAACCtagcaatgcaatatgcccataacatatggtattgtcttcatatcataacataagccgttatatatattatctttcatacttcatcataatcatacttgtatacttgtcatatcatagatttcaaatgaaattgtaattttttcataaaattcagTACTACATGTTTcctctcataaaatcatgatttttcataaatattttaatgcataaattttcacataaaattgtggattttcataaaatatttaacgcATGTCTTGCAACTAGCAggaaacttatgcataaaatcatgatatttATTACTCGGGTACATAAAAATGAGCTTCCAATGGAgggcgtacatgcataatatttttataaaaaatatgtcgTTTATCGTAtatacgtgtaagggtatgatcatgctacttatctTGTAGTGTTGCTTCATAAACTTTTTGACACAAAATCGATCACGATGCTGGACTGAGAggtttatgggtttttttttcccctctaaATAACACGTGGAAgggatatatttataaagagttttGGGAGAGGGTGACTTCCAGTTTGAGTTGGACTTAATTAGAGAGATTTAACATGAAGATGACTTGTAGAGTTGTATCCTTGTTGGAATAGGATGCCGACGAGTTTGAGTTCGAGTTGGACTTGGTCACGATCATTCaaaaagagagtttgaatttaaaacatgatctagtagttcatttaaTGTAGGATTGTTAGTAACTGAGATTGTGTAAGGAACTTCAATCAGTgatattttaaactaaaataaatttatagtagccaatctttaaattctaaaaggagtctaactcgttcaataaataataaataagatttaactTAGTTATTGggcctaattaaaactcataatcaacCATAATAATATATTGCTCGTGagcttatccaatatggcccattaaatataatttaagcctaataaaaattattaatatctcaACCGTATAATTATTCAGCCTGGTCGACGTGGTCGTTTCAAAGGGCCAGACCTCATATACaatgaaagatgaaagaaaaactcATTCTTTCCACTTTTGCTCTTTTGATATTAAAGTTGTACTTTTACTGAggtccgtttggatagtgaaggcatctcatctcatcattataattttcttaaattttcatacaaaatataataaacaattcaactttttcaaatctaaaaataataataatattctaaaaatattttattcaacctttaattttcatctaaaaccatctcatatcacctcatatcactatccaaactgcaATTCAATATGCTAAATATTCACTTAAATATGTGACAGGAGAACTGTTAGACATACAAGGAGGATTAAAAAATGAACATGTTCCTAGTATTTATATCTACAACATCAGTCGATATGATTGAAggtaacaaaattcaaaatgataacaaaattatgtatttaaGGTATCATGAATAGTATATATCATCACCGATGTACAGTTATGACAATATTAATTGATATCTTGGTatgattttaaaacatgtcAAGAATTCTAATATTCTAAAAGAAAGTCAAAGTACAATCtgccacaaaaaaaatattttttttttgttgagcaGTGATATTCGTGCGGGCATATTATATAGGAATAACActtagaaagaaataaaaaatttcagtcTTCATGCATTGTAACAGTGAAATTTTCTGTATTTCATGTCTGTGTTATCTCTATGTAATATCCCTTGTCCCACTCATTTTTCACTTTTGCTatagaaaattctcaaaatttcttcatTCATCTCAAATGTAattcaaaatgcctttgtattcactcatcatcttttcttagtaattttttttaaagaaaaacgaGAATGACACATCcgtttattaataaactctcTCTCAGGCAGAGGAATCACCATAATTACAACTATTCGCTCAACATCTCATGCCATGAACTGCAAACCCAAAGCCTCAACCGGTTTGCAGTTCATTTTCCCAtgttatcattaaaaaataaaaaatataaagcataaaatcaaacatatcatcaagttattcaattatttctcaaacttgACTGTAAATGTTGGAATAGAGAGGTTGGATTGAACAATGTGACAGACAAATAATGTCCCATCGGTTGTCTTAATCTTCCAAGCCAAAAAGATCATAAAGCCCCAAGTACTCTTTATGGTCCCAAATGACTTGTCAAATTATTATGTCCATCACCCTTTAAATGTTAGATTATCCAACATAAGAGgagcaagaaagaaaagagacagCCAATCACATGGAGAGCTTAGCCCTAAAGCTTTgagatgtttttctttttggggcaaataattctattttatcaagTGATCATGAACATGATCTTTTTCCCAACCAAGGGGATGAACCAAGtcccaagattttttttttgtttaaatccttcaaaaaattgattttttaagatttttatacaaagcaaactttattaaaattgaTTCCCCCACcccaaagaaaatgtttttataatCTTGCCCCACTcccattttatattttctagtttCTCCCTCGATTTCCACCCTTCTTTTATTGAACTCCCTCCCATTTATAATCATAAACTAGGATGGTCCCCAACAATATAATATTAGCTGAAGATCAAGTTTGAAACTTTGAGTGGCTTCGGTTATGGTGTCATAAGCAATTCGAAGACATTGAATGGGACAACTCTAGTTTGAAGGACCATTCAAAGGGACACAAGGGAGTTGATGAGTTGTGTTTTGAATAAAGGTAGTTTCATCCCTAAAAACACTCGGATTGATCAATATGTGCCCCATCTTGTGAAGTCCTTTGTATGTTTGAGAGAATTCAGACTCCTATTAAGGTCTAGAGCGAGAAAAAGATAGATACATGAAGTGACTCTTACAACATTTTGAAGCATTTAATGCTGCTTAAGAAAGTTACTTACGTAGTTATAAATACTACAGAGCCCACTtcggagagggagagagagagtttgctTCAATTCCGGGCTAGAAACCAGCAATTAGTAGTTAGTTTTGGGAAAGCttgttttagatttaatgtgttaagatataagGCTTGCAATTAGCATAAAGCAAACCATTCTTAAACCTTCAAAGTAAAGAACAGAACGTGCTTTCTACATGGAGGCCAATATGCCTATGTTTGGAGGGtctctttttccttatttttcagGAAATTAAAACCCCCCCTTCACGATGTCGTCAAAACATAATCCTGAATGGCCTCCAAATGGACTAGACATAAGAGAAAGAGACCTCTTCCATGCTGGAAAAATGACTTCTACTTGCTTGAATCAGACTTCTTTGAATGAAAATAGTCATCACTTTACATACCAACTGTAGATTGCTTGTCtttttcccaaaataataatattaataaaaataaagtgagATATATTGGTAGTTTAGGGTGCAAATTGAAACGTTTATATATAGTTTAGggtgtaaaatgaaaaatgggtgATAATTTATGAATGGAATATGTAATTTCCCAATATTAACAATGAGTTTTGGGAATTTTTGGATGAACAATAACTGTTTGTGGAAGAAAACAATGCATGCTAGAATAGAAAAGGAATGGCATTTTGCCAACAGAAATCCAGAAATATTAGTTATTACTCACAATACTGAAATAGAAGCTAGATGTTCCCATCTTTGTGCCAGAGCTACAAAAGAGTAAATTGAGTTCTAAATCAAGATTCTGGCATGTAACCAGGACCATTTTCAAGCATGAAAACTAGTGTCAGCCCAATATGAGGGACTAATCATGTATCTGATCAAGGCAAAGCCCAAGCTGTGTAGCAATAGTGACTCAGAGATCAGATTTACATCTTTCTGGTCCTGAAATAGGTCCATTGCAGAGTTGCAGGAAGCCCACATAGGACAGAGTTAGATGGATTTCTTTCCCCTTTTCTCCtgttcaaatatttgaaagctATGCTTAAACCAAATCCCAACTTGGTAAAGAGTTTTTTCTGGTttatgtgtttttctttttccctattGGCAAGTTAATTGGGGAAAGAAGGTGTGTACATAAGTAGAAGTTAATTTCAAGGATCAGAAAGCCAGTTACTTCTTGCCTCTTGGCAAGGCCTACTTTTTTTGGCATTTCTCTCATCAATAAAAACCagctgtttttcattttcaatatccCCAAGGCTTGCAGTCTTGGAGAGATGCCAATGATcccacttctttttctttctttctttggctGGATGCAAAAGGAAACCTTGTTTAATAGCAAATGGCCACACAATTTCAACCATAAATCCAAAGTTACTGCAAGAATCAGAACAGGGAATCCATTGATTCGGTTGAGCATTTTGGGTATATAGAAATTGGAATCATTGCTTGTTATAGCTATGCAAAGAGTCAAATATCTGAGAATTTGTATGTATTGAACTTAATATTGTAACGTATATTTGATTTTCTGATTCCAATTATTGAGACCTTTTCCATATTTGTGACATATTTTAGTGGGACCTGCCCATTAGCAAAAGTCCCCTCAATAAGATATTTATAGCTGCCATGATTAACTCCATTACTAAGCCCTTGTCAAGAATAATTTTGCCCACAATAATTCTCTCTTTAATGGAAATATTTAAGAGATAAAAATCCAAGATTGAGTTTTTAGAAATTTGAGGGTTTAGAGTAGAAAAGAGATATATATTAAAGTGAATCccacaatatttattgagtatttaatgaTATGAGATCCAGTTTAGAGGACTGCTATaatcataaagagattacataaaaataatcttacgaactgacgtaattttatgtgattcgttagatctatattataataaaaataattttacaatctaacgaaTCACATGAAACCAATAGACTCCATTGCTTAATGAGAATCAAATCACAAGCATTTAAGGGAAAAAAGTGCAAAACACGTTGGACTTCCTGTGTGTCTCGGCATTGCTAATTTGATCCCTCCGGCAGATAATTATAAAGGAATCTTGTAATAGGTTCTATTGATAAAAACCTTTTGTCCTGTGTGTTAAGGGAACAAGCTGTGCTGTTATgagtattataaatttattactaatttattcataaaattaaggCAATTATGTACATTTGTGTTAACTGTAACATGTGGATCTCATTGATCATACATTTTCAACCTCAAGCTTGTAGGATTATATGAAGGATCATAATTCTTTAGGGCTTGtttagatatgatatttttttaattttttttttaaataaggtGAAATATTTAGATAGAGCCATCGAGGATGTAGCACGAGACGACTCCCGACCAGaacaaaaaagttatttttatttttatttttcttcagtttttttatttttttatttttcttcattcatttattaatacttttaaacatttttttttaaaatttactatattactaaaaattatttccttagttactaagaaaaaagaaaaaaattgttgggaCCCGGCTTTTATGGGTTTTGTAAAAGTGTTCGGACAcattaaaaacatgttttgattagtaagatttttaaaatctatttttaccggaatttgaaataattgcaGAATctattgaaatgatttgagataaGATATGTTTGTggtttgtaaaatatattttaattaatggtgGAATCactttttgagaaattttagttTAGAATATCTTTCTCTTTAGAATAATAGAAagatatacatataaattaaattttataatattttttattattcatggaATATTagatgttaaattttttttgtaagactcaattcatattaattttctcattttaaacCCTAGAAAATATGGATTCAAACTCAATTCATATTAACAACTTTGCATCCATGGTTtatatttagaagaaaatttccaaataaactcaaaagtttattttaaatatcatttattacaaatatttcatACTATAAATAGACTCTAGTGTATACTTAAACAAGCCATTTTTTCAGTTAcgacattaaaaataaattataactgaAATTTTATTTCCCTTTTGGTCAGATAGAGATTTGAGGCTTTGcgtgcatattttaaaattgtatctaatattacttattgttttatattttattatgataatcacaacttaaatattattaattatgatgatgaataataataataatattattgatgattttgttcCAAGACTACAATTAGTAGAGGGGTTTTTGATCAAGGATAAGAAGTTGATATCCACCGTGGTGTGATGTGCATGAGTGTATTTTATCATTGCCCAAAAGTCAAAAGGTAGCGTTCAACTGCTCTTCAAGGTGAAATGGCATTTTCGTAAAATTGCCaaacacaataataattatatagacAGCACCCTAACTTGCGTAATGTTCATTGGCTCTATcctttgcttttcatttttgttttccgGTGCTGTCTTCCTCCTCCCAGGTACTAAAACcccttcctttctctctctctgtgttgattttctctcaatatatatatatatatatatatatatatatatatatgtatgctgAATTTATAAGTTTGAAGGAATTTTTCATGAATGAACTCTGTATTTCTCTGTTTCTTTCTggatttcagatttcttttttcaaaaaaaaaaaaaaaaaagatcttggACTTATTGCTTTGGGAATTTTCTAATGCTAATGGtgggtttctttcaaaatctaaagttttttctttttaaagaattgcaattcaaatgaatttttttttatccaatgtAAAGATTTATAATTGATTaattcatgattttttattttgaattctcacgtattttgaataaattatgGCAAAATCCTGggatttggatttatttttgtctCTTTGGGTTTTTTATATCTATGCTGAAACAGATCGATGATAAGAACTAATGGGGGGGACTGGTACTTTTTCCTTTGTCAGATAGCAGTAGTTTTTACACCTCATTTGAGTAGTAGACCGTAAGCTAGAAACGGAAAAGCTTAAAGTCAAAGAACCTTAGTATTTATTTCCTATATACGTTTTGATTCGATCTCAGTTGTTGGAATTGAACTTGATaatgtttgtgtgattggatttaAGTAATTGGGGTTTTGgaaatttgtgttttttgggTGCACGAACAGATGGTGAGGGGAGGGAAGGTTGGTTGCAAGAGGAACTTCAACAGAAGGGTTCGTTCGAAAGACAAGGGTTCCGATGACTCAGATGAGGATTATGTGGTTTCGAATGAAGAAAACGAGTTCTCAGATGGTTGGGACGAGGATTATTGCTTTGCTGTAGATGGGAATGCATCAGAAGAGAGTTATGGAAGTTTTGtaaaagaggaggaggaagaagaagaagcgtACAAGGAAGACGACGACGATGATGAAGAATATgatgaaggagaagaagaggaggaggaggtgaggAGGGTTGTTGAACCAAAGGTCAGATCAAAAGCACAAAAGGTTAATTCGAGTCACAAGAAAGGTGGGGTGAAAACAGCAAGAAAGAGGGGAAGAGTTATATATGATGAGGATGAAGAATATGATGAAGGAgtagaagaggaggaggaggaggaggaagaggaggaggtgaGGAGGGTTTTTGAACCAAAGGTCAGATCAAAAGTGCAAAAGGTTAATTTGAGTTGCCAGAAAGTTGGGGCGAAAACAGCGAGAAAGAGGAGAAGAGTtatatttgatgatgatgatgatgatgatgatgaagaatatgatgaaggagaagaagaggaggaggaggaggaggaggaggtgaggAAGGTTGTTGAATCAAAGGTTAGCTCAAAAGTGCAAAATGTTAATTCAAGTCACCAGAAAGGTGGGGTGAAAACATCGAGAAAGAGGAGAAGAGTTATATATGATGATGACGAAGATGGGGATGAGGAttatgaggttgaggaggaggagaaggatgaCGATTTTATGCTGGATGAAGATATTTGTtcggatgaagaagaggaattgGGGGGGAGAAAGAggagaaataatatgaaagtgGGCAAGAGAGGTTGGCAGGAAAAGAATTCTTTAAGGGGTCAAAAGGGGAAGAGGAAATCTAAAGTTTTGAAGAAGCctttgagaaagaaaagaagaaagaatggTGGGTTGAGGAGGCAAGTGCAATATGAGAATGGTTGCAATGGTGGTATTGAGTTCGTTAATAATAGATCAATTGTGAGagaaaagagcaagaaaaaCCCGGGTCCAAAAAAGAGGAGGTATATTGCACGTTCAGATTCAGATTTCATGTCTTCTGGATCATCAGATTATGACTATACTCTTTCTGAGGAAGAGAAGCATACCATCTCTGAAGAAGAGAGACAACAAGTGAGAGAAGCCAGGGAGTTCTGTGGAAATTTAAGAAGTAGCTTGAGGAGCTCATCTTTACCGTGTGGAATTCAGGAGGTCCGGGATTTTCATCAACAAAGAAAACCTCAGGTAGGGAAGGGTAAGGAGAAGTTAGAGGAACCTCTGGGAAAGAAGGGTAAGGAGAAGGTGGAGGAAGTGAGGACCGAGCTGGGAAAGCAAGTGTGTGGAATTTGCCTGTCTGAAGAAGATAACAGGAGAGCGAAGGGAACACTGGACTGTTGttctcattatttttgttttgcttgcatCATGGAGTGGGCAAAAGTGGAATCTCGCTGCCCTTTATGCAAGCAGAGGTTCAAGACAATCAGTAAGCCTGCAAGGTCGACTGCAGGAATTGATTTGAGAGAAGTGCTGATTCCGGTCCCCGAGCGTGATCAGGTATCTTACTGCTTTCCTCTTACTGTGTTTGTGCTCTTTTAGTGTTCTTTCTGGTTGCTTATTTCCTGAACTCAAATGGGTTCACTGCTTTATACAGGTTTATCAACCCTCTGAGGAAGAAGTCAGGAGTTACCTTGATCCATATGAGAATGTGATTTGTACTGAATGCCATGAAGGTGGGGATGATGATCTCATGTTGCTGTGTGATGTCTGTGATTCACCTGCACACACCTATTGCGTTGGTCTCGGACGGGAAGTACCTGATGGTAATTGGTATTGTGATGGTTGTAGACCCGTTGCTCTGGCATCGTCAAGTTCCCAAGTGCAAGATCATATGCCTGATCAAAGGACTAGAAGCAACATCATGTCTAATCGGCCACCACAATTTGTAAATGTAAGGGAAGGTTTAGATCTCAATTTATTGTCCTCACCTCTTACAACATTTTCCCAAGGATTTGGGAATCTTTCGTCCCCCAGACTTCCCGTTGGAGATTCTCGAGCAGCTTCTCCAGTATCTGGAGCAGGGGCACCAACTCTTTCAGGGAGACGCTGGATACATCGTCAAATACAACATCTCATTTCCTTTAATCGAATGAATTCTATGGCTGGTAGAACTGATGGGACTCCAGCGGCTAATTCAAGAGACTTTTCAAGTTCTCAAAGTAATCAAGATCAAGACAGGGATACTACAACTCAACACACAAGAACGCAAGAAATGGGGTCATCATATCATACATTCTTTGAGGATAGGTTACAGGACAGTCCCTCTCCATCATTTCAAAATAGGGATTTCTTTTCCTCGAGATTAAGCTTTTTAAGAAGGCAATCAGCTCAAGACCAGACTAATATGACTACGGAAAGGTCTTCTTTGAATGGAACGTTATGGCCTGAACCTTCAGGGATGGATCCAATTCCGGGTTATGAGCAACTCCAATACAACAGATCATCAAATATTGGGTCTGATGGTAGTTTGTCACCTTATACAGTTAGAGAGGGGATCGAGCTTCACACGGCTAAAGAACAAGTGCAATCTATGGTTAGAAAACACTTGAAGAACTTGTCCCAAGATATTGATTTAGGTATGCAAATTCTACTTTCTTTTACCAACGTTGTGTAGTCCAAATGTTTAACACTGCAGTTGTAGAGTCTGAGTATTAACAAACTCGGTCAATTGAAGTGAGAAATCCTCGTTTCAGAAATTCTGAAACAACTCATGCATGGTCAACACAAGAACGTCTTCTGGTATGATTTTCTCATATGGAAAAAACACTTTGTACTCTCTAACTTCCCGACTTTTTACACTTTGCTCCCCAAACTAACAAAACCAGTACATTCACAAGAAATTGACAAATAGTGCATTCGCCCAATTTTGGCCATCTAGATTTTTCCGTATTAActatttttcattcatcttaATGGTCAAAATTGGACGaggatgttatttttttttcttgtacatTGGATGACAATGCAtcagttttgataatttgggaTGCAAAATGTAAAATGCTTGGTAGTTGGAAGGTGCAAAATGTATTTTCTCCTCATATTTGAGGTTGCCATTACTTGTCATGTGTTATAgtgttatatattttgatacGTTGATCTCTTACCTATATCATGTTCTCGGAAATGCTCAAACAGGACTTATTCTTTTGATTTAGGTCACAGTACTTTTAAGGACATTGCAAGAAGTTCTACACATACCATAGTAGCTGCATGCGGCATCGAGCATAGGAGGAGCGAGGTTTATTGCCCTGTTCCTCCGCCATCAGTCTGTTCCCACATTGAATTAATGGCAGGTGGACAGACAAGTCTGATGAAAGGTTGTTGCTCTTCTTGCTTCGAATCTTTTGTAGGGGATGTAGTGAAGAGGATCATGGACACAAAAATGCCACCATGGTTGAGTCTAGGCCTTTAGGGGTTGAAGCTGCCGGCATGTCTTCTGCGCAACCTTTTTTTACTAATGCTAGGAATTAGAGAAGAATCTGTGGATAAAAGTGTTCATAGTGATGATTCATCGACATTTAACAAAGAAAACTATTCTTATTGGATCGTGTTAGTGttaatatatagatagaaaCTAAATTTTC
Protein-coding sequences here:
- the LOC109003485 gene encoding bromodomain adjacent to zinc finger domain protein 1A-like; protein product: MVRGGKVGCKRNFNRRVRSKDKGSDDSDEDYVVSNEENEFSDGWDEDYCFAVDGNASEESYGSFVKEEEEEEEAYKEDDDDDEEYDEGEEEEEEVRRVVEPKVRSKAQKVNSSHKKGGVKTARKRGRVIYDEDEEYDEGVEEEEEEEEEEEVRRVFEPKVRSKVQKVNLSCQKVGAKTARKRRRVIFDDDDDDDDEEYDEGEEEEEEEEEEVRKVVESKVSSKVQNVNSSHQKGGVKTSRKRRRVIYDDDEDGDEDYEVEEEEKDDDFMLDEDICSDEEEELGGRKRRNNMKVGKRGWQEKNSLRGQKGKRKSKVLKKPLRKKRRKNGGLRRQVQYENGCNGGIEFVNNRSIVREKSKKNPGPKKRRYIARSDSDFMSSGSSDYDYTLSEEEKHTISEEERQQVREAREFCGNLRSSLRSSSLPCGIQEVRDFHQQRKPQVGKGKEKLEEPLGKKGKEKVEEVRTELGKQVCGICLSEEDNRRAKGTLDCCSHYFCFACIMEWAKVESRCPLCKQRFKTISKPARSTAGIDLREVLIPVPERDQVYQPSEEEVRSYLDPYENVICTECHEGGDDDLMLLCDVCDSPAHTYCVGLGREVPDGNWYCDGCRPVALASSSSQVQDHMPDQRTRSNIMSNRPPQFVNVREGLDLNLLSSPLTTFSQGFGNLSSPRLPVGDSRAASPVSGAGAPTLSGRRWIHRQIQHLISFNRMNSMAGRTDGTPAANSRDFSSSQSNQDQDRDTTTQHTRTQEMGSSYHTFFEDRLQDSPSPSFQNRDFFSSRLSFLRRQSAQDQTNMTTERSSLNGTLWPEPSGMDPIPGYEQLQYNRSSNIGSDGSLSPYTVREGIELHTAKEQVQSMVRKHLKNLSQDIDLGHSTFKDIARSSTHTIVAACGIEHRRSEVYCPVPPPSVCSHIELMAGGQTSLMKGCCSSCFESFVGDVVKRIMDTKMPPWLSLGL